ATCTTACGCGCTTTGCAGTGCCGGAGTTTACATCGCTTTGTCCGGTGACTGCGCAACCTGACTTTGCCCATCTGGTCATTGACTATGCGCCAGATAAAACAATCGTGGAGTCTAAATCGCTCAAGCTGTTTTTGGGGTCTTTTCGCAATCATGCGGCCTTTCATGAAGACTGTACAGTGGGGATCGGCCAGCGGCTTTTCACCGAGATGAAGCCCAAATGGGTGCGTATCGGAGGTTACTGGTATCCTCGCGGCGGCATTCCGATTGATGTGTTTTGGCAATCGGGTGAGCCACCGCAAGGCTTGTGGATACCGGATCAGGGCGTGGCTTCTTATCGGGGGCGCGGTTGATGGCACATAAGTTATACGCGGCACCACTATCGCTCTACTCCGGCAAAGCTCGCGCCTATCTCGACTGGAAAGGCGTAAATTATGAGG
This DNA window, taken from Parasphingorhabdus litoris DSM 22379, encodes the following:
- the queF gene encoding preQ(1) synthase, with the translated sequence MTDKDTSKTTPRFLGQDSALPTSPEEAILDYVPNPRAGELYLTRFAVPEFTSLCPVTAQPDFAHLVIDYAPDKTIVESKSLKLFLGSFRNHAAFHEDCTVGIGQRLFTEMKPKWVRIGGYWYPRGGIPIDVFWQSGEPPQGLWIPDQGVASYRGRG